A single Leishmania major strain Friedlin complete genome, chromosome 24 DNA region contains:
- a CDS encoding actin-interacting protein-like protein: protein MYRELHQRNFKSVNEELDFLRKDFVASRKTLALLHEDKVRLERELMARVFDMNELQRKLEDAQREAEQQTPSPCRRVCSSGGRGRICSGSGCEKQGLDDFGRCEVCGASRTRADAGDTAQVRVDTAAEGGKGDGQQPCGSAQKNASAAKVPSPVSTLRAGLALYAASGQRRRGAAAASGTSARDSDGADLQQLIRDLRANLARRDTALNEAQMELGSLQHIRQTLETELRRLQGSLSDVKTQRDALQAQLTAQEELHSAKVAQVSGLEEQVQQLKKEKDAVQSQLTTAQLLYEHTGPMSDGGSPASTTEVGGGRVHAHEEALREQLQLYRSKWQAAEDQMEHLHERISQLQRQLVAGGADDGATVGPLKPVASELCEADEAVALKAKYIADMAALRRQHQEQVQLHIEEEQRLQRRLERAQENAAFHEDQLRQQRQDDARQHHSEVQALQAQLRTAQGELVKAQEDREHLARQLRRSTEQQTTVEVLRSQVDQLKQRLGEVGAELAQVRGREKELSLQAQRERLERAKAEHDLEAAQEMLEREKTEAQYLREELMITREQLGVHEAMGASATGAGPARPSPSSKCAPSATDAEGDAATLSSELKGYVGLMRVNASLQRRIEELEAQAPTLCGRDKGECGSKFSDEGDTQQAQPTDPAREGPALPKASPDDASPPSALEQQQAAHLQAELASALQSQHALMASFAEAEKERHQLIKDNQTLADGVELLEKQLRKYQAKLACRAIAVDPRATRAETPPSAPSADVKPRVHADVVEEESQRRCRRCSCAQQWDSRVRSRLQTARAQDHDAHARQSAGGTLPQPQLPQVNEREAAIPSLRPVCSGCRGSPGRPAATAHTTRSVSAAPFAAARGIAVTGAADCSGVARCHSPPRTVGWVAELGPVPMSWLQSPLLSSPSAPSSPSLSPSQPSPRETQGRDTGPPAATQTTHESAEQHQGRIVPPTPRHRRRVHGSILPPVYYPSLVARSRD, encoded by the coding sequence ATGTACCGGGAGCTGCATCAGAGAAATTTCAAGTCCGTCAATGAAGAGCTCGACTTCTTGCGAAAAGACTTCGTGGCCTCTCGCAAGACGCTTGCCCTGCTTCACGAAGACAAAGTCCGCCTCGAGCGGGAGCTCATGGCGCGGGTTTTCGACATGAACGAACTGCAGAGGAAGCTGGAAGACGCGCAGAGGGAGGCCGAGCAGCAAACACCGAGCCCGTGCCGGCgggtctgcagcagcgggggtCGTGGTCGGAtatgcagcggcagcggttgTGAGAAACAGGGCCTTGATGACTTCGGACGATGCGAGGTGTGCGGAGCGTCACGCACAAGGGCCGACGCGGGCGACACAGCGCAGGTGCGTGTGGACACCGCAGCCGAGGGCGGCAAAGGAGatgggcagcagccgtgcggAAGCGCGCAGAAGAATGCATCAGCAGCGAAGGTGCCTTCACCTGTGTCCACCCTGCGCGCCGGTCTCGCTCTTTACGCGGCGAGTGGACAACGGCGAAGaggtgcagccgccgccagcggcacgTCAGCGCGAGACTccgacggcgccgacctTCAGCAGCTCATTCGCGATCTTCGTGCCAACCTGGCACGCCGTGACACCGCTCTGAACGAGGCACAGATGGAGCTTGGCTCTCTGCAGCACATCCGCCAAACGCTGGAGACGGAGCTCCGTCGACTACAGGGCAGCCTTTCGGACGTAAAGACACAGCGagatgcgctgcaggcgcaaCTGACagcgcaggaggagctgcactcCGCAAAGGTCGCGCAAGTTAGCGGCCTCGAAGaacaggtgcagcagctgaagaaagaaaaggacGCCGTGCAGAGTCAGCTGAcaacggcgcagctgctATACGAGCACACCGGGCCCATGAGTGACGGCGGATCACCTGCATCCACCACTGAAGTTGGTGGCGgccgtgtgcacgcgcacgaggaggcgctgcgagagcagctgcagctgtaCCGGTCGAAGTGGCAGGCCGCAGAAGACCAGATGGAGCACCTGCACGAGCGGATCtcccagctgcagcgtcagctcgtcgctggtggcgcagacgacggGGCTACGGTGGGGCCTCTGAAGCCGGTGGCGAGCGAGCTGTGCGAGGCCGACGAGGCTGTTGCCCTGAAAGCGAAGTACATTGCCGATATGGCGGCGCTTCGCAGACAGCACCAGGAGCAGGTACAGCTGCACATCGAAGAGgagcagcgactgcagcggcgacttGAGCGAGCGCAGGAGAACGCTGCCTTCCATGAAGACCAGCTGCGTCAACAGCGACAGGACGAtgcgcgccagcaccacaGTGAGGTGCAGGCACTACAGGCACAGCTCCGCACGGCGCAAGGCGAACTTGTGAAAGCCCAAGAGGACCGCGAGCAtctcgcgcggcagctgcgtcgtTCCACTGAGCAGCAAACCACTGTTGAAGTACTGCGCAGCCAAGTCGATCAGCTGAAGCAGCGACTCGGTGAAGTGGGGGCAgagctggcgcaggtgcgcgggagagagaaggagctgtCCTTGCAGGCCCAGCGCGAGCGTCTGGAGCGCGCCAAGGCTGAGCACGACCTGGAGGCAGCGCAGGAGATGCTGGAGCGTGAGAAGACGGAGGCGCAGTACCTGCGCGAGGAACTGATGATAACTCGCGAGCAGCTCGGCGTGCACGAAGCCATGGGTGCGTCCGCGACAGGCGCGGGGCCAGCACGcccgtccccctcctccaaATGCGCACccagcgccaccgacgcagagggcgacgcggcgacgctcTCCTCGGAGCTGAAGGGCTACGTTGGCCTCATGCGCGTGAACGCGTccttgcagcggcgcatcgaGGAGCTGGAAGCGCAAGCGCCGACTCTCTGTGGAAGAGACAAAGGTGAATGTGGAAGCAAATTCAGTGACGAAGGGGAcacgcagcaggcgcagccgaCGGATCCGGCGCGTGAGGGACCCGCATTGCCGAAGGCGTCACCGGACGATGCCTCCCCGCCCTCGGcactggagcagcagcaggcggcgcaccttCAGGCAGAGCTTGCTTCGGCCCTGCAGAGTCAGCATGCCCTCATGGCAAGCTTCGCAGAGGCAGAAAAAGAGCGGCATCAGCTGATCAAAGACAACCAGACGCtcgctgacggcgtcgagctgctcgagaagcagctgcgcaagtaTCAAGCCAAGCTTGCGTGCAGGGCGATCGCGGTGGACCCCAGGGCCACCCGTGCTGAGACGCCACCGTCCGCTCCCTCGGCAGATGTGAAGCCGCGTGTACACGCCGATGTGGTCGAGGAGGAGTcgcagaggcgctgccgccgatgcagctgcgcacaaCAGTGGGACAGCCGCGTGCGTAGTCGCCTGCAGACGGCCCGCGCGCAAGATCacgatgcgcacgcgcggcaaAGCGCGGGCGGGACGCTGCCACaaccgcagctgccgcaagtgaatgagagagaggcagcaaTCCCGAGCCTGCGCCCTGTGTGCAGCGGCTGTCGAGGCAGCCCCGGCCGCCCCGCTGCGACTGCGCACACCACACGCTCAGTATCGGCTGCGCcctttgccgccgcgcgtggTATCGCCGTGACCGGGGCGGCGGACTGCAGTGGTGTTGCGCGCTGCCACTCCCCACCGCGCACGGTGGGGTGGGTCGCCGAGCTTGGCCCAGTGCCTATGTCGTGGCTTCAGTCTCCATTGCTCTCATCTCCTTCGGCACCgtcctccccttccctctcgcCTTCGCAGCCATCACCGCGTGAGACTCAGGGCAGGGACACCGGACCCCCGGCTGCGACGCAAACTACCCACGAAAGTGCGGAACAGCATCAGGGACGAATCGTTCCGCCAAcgcctcgccaccgccggcgcgtGCACGGAAGCATCTTACCGCCGGTCTACTACCCCTCTCTCGTAGCACGAAGCCGTGACTAG